A stretch of Zonotrichia leucophrys gambelii isolate GWCS_2022_RI chromosome 19, RI_Zleu_2.0, whole genome shotgun sequence DNA encodes these proteins:
- the INPP5K gene encoding inositol polyphosphate 5-phosphatase K isoform X1, which yields METAGLPSKELRLHLVTWNVGTASPPPDVTSLLQLNSLGPTTDMYVIGLQEVNSKITKFLSDLAFDDPWSIFFMTVLSPLGYVKLSSVRMQGLLLLIFVKHAHLPFIRGIHTHYTRTGLFGYWGNKGGVSVRLSLFGHTICFMNCHLPAHIENTEQRLDDFEKILEMQFEGDGIPSPLDHELLFWFGDLNFRIADYGIHFVRETIKNKRFSLLWEKDQLNMAKKKEEFLKEFKEGPLQFKPTYKFDLYSDVYDTREQKSLFWFNEKKRKPAWTDRILWKLKNLSEVASKEGEFPEEENQISVTLNNYISHMSYGISDHKPVTGTFKLEMKPLVSEPLVVLSPEGEWSAEHDVLIRYSAVPEFPSSAWDWIGLFQVTFRHVKDYVTYAWVQDDEISSCSDSKEVYMSASEIPKMGGEFLLCYYSNNLHSIVGISEPFQIQCSQTPIEDDVLEEECSWLQKHDNPKSDGDSENRKGI from the exons ATGGAGACCGCGGGCCTTCCCAGCAAGGAGTTGAG ATTACATTTAGTTACCTGGAATGTGGGCACAGCTTCTCCCCCTCCTGATGTCACAAGTTTGCTTCAGCTCAACTCGCTGGGCCCCACCACGGACATGTACGTTATAGG CTTACAGGAGGTGAAttcaaaaatcacaaaatttctGTCTGACTTGGCATTTGATGATCCATGGAGCATTTTTTTCATGACTGTCTTGTCTCCCTTGGGATATGTCAAG CTCTCCTCGGTTCgcatgcaggggctgctgctgctgatcttTGTGAAGCACGCGCACCTGCCCTTCATCCGCGGCATCCACACCCACTACACCCGCACCGGCCTCTTCGGCTACTGG GGGAACAAAGGAGGAGTCAGTGTCCGCCTGTCCCTGTTTGGGCACACGATCTGCTTCATGAACTGCCACCTGCCAGCTCACATAGAGAACACCGAGCAGAGACTGGATGACTTTGAGAAAATTCTGGAAATGCAGTTTGAAGGAGATGGTATTCCAAGTCCCTTGGATCATGA gCTTCTCTTCTGGTTTGGAGACCTAAACTTCCGGATAGCAGATTATGGGATACACTTTGTCAGAGAAACAATCAAGAACAAACGTTTCAGTCTGCTCTGGGAAAAGGACCAG ttaaatatggcaaaaaagaaggaagaatttctgaagGAATTCAAAGAGGGTCCTCTGCAGTTTAAGCCCACCTACAAGTTTGACCTTTACTCAGATGTCTATGACACAAG AGAACAGAAGTCCCTGTTTTGGTTTAA tgagaagaaaagaaagccagCATGGACAGACAGAATTCTGTGGAAACTGAAAAATCTCAGCGAGGTGGCATCAAAAGAAGGCGAATTCCCTGAAGAGGAAAACCAAATCTCTGTTACTCTGAATAACTACATCAGTCACATGAGCTATGGCATCAGTGATCACAAACCTGTCACAGGAACTTTCAAACTTGAG ATGAAGCCTCTTGTCTCAGAGCCCCTGGTTGTGCTGAGTCCTGAGGGTGAGTGGAGTGCAGAGCACGACGTTCTCATCCGCTACTCCGCAGTGCCCGAGTTCCCCAGCAGTGCTTGGGACTGGATTGGGCTCTTCCAG GTGACTTTCAGGCATGTGAAGGATTATGTTACTTATGCTTGGGTGCAAGATGATGAAATTTcttcctgcagtgacagcaaagAA GTTTACATGAGTGCTTCAGAAATACCCAAGATGGGAGGagaatttttgctttgttattATAGCAATAACCTGCACTCAATAGTTGGCATCAGTGAACCTTTTCAG ATTCAGTGTAGCCAAACACCAATAGAAGACGATGTGCTAGAGGAAGAGTGCAGCTGGCTGCAGAAACATGACAATCCAAAATCAGATGGTGATTCTGAAAATAGAAAGGGCATTTAA
- the INPP5K gene encoding inositol polyphosphate 5-phosphatase K isoform X2, which produces METAGLPSKELRLHLVTWNVGTASPPPDVTSLLQLNSLGPTTDMYVIGLQEVNSKITKFLSDLAFDDPWSIFFMTVLSPLGYVKLSSVRMQGLLLLIFVKHAHLPFIRGIHTHYTRTGLFGYWGNKGGVSVRLSLFGHTICFMNCHLPAHIENTEQRLDDFEKILEMQFEGDGIPSPLDHELLFWFGDLNFRIADYGIHFVRETIKNKRFSLLWEKDQLNMAKKKEEFLKEFKEGPLQFKPTYKFDLYSDVYDTSEKKRKPAWTDRILWKLKNLSEVASKEGEFPEEENQISVTLNNYISHMSYGISDHKPVTGTFKLEMKPLVSEPLVVLSPEGEWSAEHDVLIRYSAVPEFPSSAWDWIGLFQVTFRHVKDYVTYAWVQDDEISSCSDSKEVYMSASEIPKMGGEFLLCYYSNNLHSIVGISEPFQIQCSQTPIEDDVLEEECSWLQKHDNPKSDGDSENRKGI; this is translated from the exons ATGGAGACCGCGGGCCTTCCCAGCAAGGAGTTGAG ATTACATTTAGTTACCTGGAATGTGGGCACAGCTTCTCCCCCTCCTGATGTCACAAGTTTGCTTCAGCTCAACTCGCTGGGCCCCACCACGGACATGTACGTTATAGG CTTACAGGAGGTGAAttcaaaaatcacaaaatttctGTCTGACTTGGCATTTGATGATCCATGGAGCATTTTTTTCATGACTGTCTTGTCTCCCTTGGGATATGTCAAG CTCTCCTCGGTTCgcatgcaggggctgctgctgctgatcttTGTGAAGCACGCGCACCTGCCCTTCATCCGCGGCATCCACACCCACTACACCCGCACCGGCCTCTTCGGCTACTGG GGGAACAAAGGAGGAGTCAGTGTCCGCCTGTCCCTGTTTGGGCACACGATCTGCTTCATGAACTGCCACCTGCCAGCTCACATAGAGAACACCGAGCAGAGACTGGATGACTTTGAGAAAATTCTGGAAATGCAGTTTGAAGGAGATGGTATTCCAAGTCCCTTGGATCATGA gCTTCTCTTCTGGTTTGGAGACCTAAACTTCCGGATAGCAGATTATGGGATACACTTTGTCAGAGAAACAATCAAGAACAAACGTTTCAGTCTGCTCTGGGAAAAGGACCAG ttaaatatggcaaaaaagaaggaagaatttctgaagGAATTCAAAGAGGGTCCTCTGCAGTTTAAGCCCACCTACAAGTTTGACCTTTACTCAGATGTCTATGACACAAG tgagaagaaaagaaagccagCATGGACAGACAGAATTCTGTGGAAACTGAAAAATCTCAGCGAGGTGGCATCAAAAGAAGGCGAATTCCCTGAAGAGGAAAACCAAATCTCTGTTACTCTGAATAACTACATCAGTCACATGAGCTATGGCATCAGTGATCACAAACCTGTCACAGGAACTTTCAAACTTGAG ATGAAGCCTCTTGTCTCAGAGCCCCTGGTTGTGCTGAGTCCTGAGGGTGAGTGGAGTGCAGAGCACGACGTTCTCATCCGCTACTCCGCAGTGCCCGAGTTCCCCAGCAGTGCTTGGGACTGGATTGGGCTCTTCCAG GTGACTTTCAGGCATGTGAAGGATTATGTTACTTATGCTTGGGTGCAAGATGATGAAATTTcttcctgcagtgacagcaaagAA GTTTACATGAGTGCTTCAGAAATACCCAAGATGGGAGGagaatttttgctttgttattATAGCAATAACCTGCACTCAATAGTTGGCATCAGTGAACCTTTTCAG ATTCAGTGTAGCCAAACACCAATAGAAGACGATGTGCTAGAGGAAGAGTGCAGCTGGCTGCAGAAACATGACAATCCAAAATCAGATGGTGATTCTGAAAATAGAAAGGGCATTTAA